In Bufo gargarizans isolate SCDJY-AF-19 chromosome 5, ASM1485885v1, whole genome shotgun sequence, the following are encoded in one genomic region:
- the LOC122939574 gene encoding prolactin-releasing peptide receptor-like, with amino-acid sequence MFTQSSNESVKNASQSFTGLDLLFDMKPLFIPLYALLVTVACLGNSVLILLIAFTKKLHNTTNFLIGNLAAADLVMCIFCVPLTASYAFEVQGWLFGEFMCHFVTLMQAATVFVSVLSLTAISVDRYVVVVYPIRRRIGCKSCIYIVTVIWMVSIGVSLPTSMHTHYLDLKKVGHNMIICEEFWKHQEKQRLLYSCTMLLLSYMLPLSAVTVSYCAIAYHLRRRNVPGAATQNQDKWSKKKQKTFRMLLISVMAFAICWLPLQVVNLIRDIDEEFTILDKDYINVIQVTCHLIAMSSACYNPFIYASLHDKFRFHLRNYFYHHKKRARTMSSKNSRLNTCSTLADVPMALPDKMALQGRFSFN; translated from the coding sequence ATGTTCACCCAGTCATCCAATGAGTCTGTAAAGAATGCATCCCAGTCGTTCACAGGCCTGGATCTCCTATTTGATATGAAGCCTCTGTTCATTCCTTTGTATGCGTTGTTGGTGACCGTGGCTTGCCTAGGAAACAGTGTTCTAATCCTTCTTATTGCCTTCACCAAGAAACTTCACAATACTACCAATTTCCTTATTGGGAACCTAGCGGCAGCAGATCTGGTCATGTGCATTTTCTGCGTGCCACTGACAGCCTCCTATGCTTTCGAAGTCCAGGGTTGGCTGTTTGGAGAGTTTATGTGCCATTTTGTCACTTTAATGCAAGCTGCAACTGTTTTTGTATCTGTGTTATCACTGACTGCTATTTCCGTAGATCGATATGTGGTAGTTGTTTATCCTATCCGAAGAAGAATAGGCTGTAAATCATGCATTTATATCGTGACAGTCATCTGGATGGTCTCCATTGGAGTCTCTTTACCAACATCCATGCATACTCATTACCTGGATCTCAAGAAAGTTGGCCATAACATGATCATTTGTGAGGAGTTTTGGAAACACCAAGAAAAACAAAGGCTTCTCTATTCCTGCACTATGTTGCTCTTGTCTTACATGCTTCCACTTTCTGCTGTTACAGTTTCCTACTGTGCCATTGCCTACCACCTTAGAAGGAGGAACGTCCCAGGGGCAGCAACCCAAAACCAAGATAAATGGTCTAAAAAGAAGCAGAAGACTTTCCGTATGCTCCTTATTTCCGTCATGGCTTTTGCCATATGTTGGCTGCCTCTTCAGGTGGTCAACCTTATCCGGGATATTGATGAAGAGTTTACTATTTTGGATAAGGATTATATTAATGTAATTCAAGTTACATGCCATCTTATTGCGATGAGCTCTGCATGCTACAACCCTTTCATTTATGCTTCTTTGCATGACAAATTTCGCTTTCACCTTCGAAATTACTTCTATCACCATAAGAAGAGAGCCAGGACAATGTCAAGCAAGAACTCAAGACTCAACACTTGCTCTACATTAGCTGATGTCCCCATGGCACTGCCGGACAAGATGGCCCTCCAGGGGAGATTCTCTTTTAACTAG